The Stegostoma tigrinum isolate sSteTig4 chromosome 18, sSteTig4.hap1, whole genome shotgun sequence sequence CAAAACTACATATTAAAACTGTAACTTACTGAAATGAATGACAGTGGACATTGGTAATGCCACAGTTTTAATGGCTAAGTGTTTTCTTCCCATCCAAATAACAAGTGTTGAAAAAACGTTGGCAAGAATTTATACAAATGCTTGAGAATGCTTTTCCTATTTAACCACACCAAGTACCAGCAGGTGCACTTAACTAGGCAAACAACTTTCTGAGATTGTTTTGTTACTGCAGCAGTCGAAGATAGCACTGAATACTTAAAGCCAGCTGCTTCACAATTCAGTTCTTGAACACATTACTTAGGCAGTTCAATCTAAGTTATAGAAAATTACACTCAAAAACATGCTGCAGTGCCAGAGTTCCAGGTTGGTACACAAGTATTAGAAAGCATCGAAACCAAGACCGAAGAAAGCAGCCCAATTTGCCAGTGTTAACACCGAACGCCAAGGACCGAAGTTGTTGAGATGTTGTCCGTTGAATCATTGAACAAGGAGTGAGTAAAGGAAGTAGGTCAGCTGGTACTTTAGTGGGATTCACCATTTACTGATCCTTCCCCTCTGGGTGATGATGATTGAGACaagcctttttctgtgttgtcaGAGCTGGAGCTGCTCAGGCTGTGCTGGTCAGCAGTGGTACTCGAGGTAGCAGTGGCTGCTGGGGCTGACCTTGCTTTCTCCTTAAAGTCTGTTATAATGACTGTCAGGTCACCCACAGTCACTTCCAAATGCTGTGCACTGCTTCGATCCACATTTTTTAACCTCGGCCTAGGAAAATGGGGCAAAGGTAAAAACAACACATGAATAAAAGTAAACTTCAAAGACCTGCTTTTATTTAAGAATGTACAAAAAGATGGTCTGAAAATGTATACGGAGCTGCAggaacgcagcatcagaggagcaggaaaggtgaatTTCCGGTTGGGACCCATCTTTAAAAATGGGGAAGGGctagggagctgggaaatatgtagaggaggggtggtgctggggaaggtaggtggatggtgatagttgagtgCTGGTAGAGAGTTGTGGGGATTGATTAGTGGGGTGGATacgtgggagaaaagatggacaggttgtttcaggtcaaggaggcaggaacgAGAGGGAAGTTTGGATATGGGGTGAGGCTgggagtggagagattttgaaactagtagatttcatgtttaggccattgggctgtagggtccttcagtttgcatgtggtgtcattgtgacactggaggacgcccaggatggacatgtcactcagggagtgggagggggagtagaaatgttTGGCAGCCAAAAAATATTGtcgtttgtcatgtacagagtgcGGATGCTCCATGAAACTGTTGCAGAGTCTATGCTTGGACCATTGTCACAATGACATCGCAATAAaaatggaggagcaacacctcttattctgcctcgggagcctacagcctaatggcTTAAACACAGAatccaccagtttcaaaatctccccacccccggcctcatcccacgtccaaacTTCCCTCTCATCctctcctccttgacctgacacaacctgtccatcttctctcccacctatctgctccacccaaccaccaaccaatccccaccactccccgtctgcattcacctatcaccatcccacctaccttttccagctccacccctcctctctctatttatttcccagctcccttccccatccccatttctgaagaaggattctgacctaaatgtcaactttcctgctcatctgatgctgcctggcctgctgtgttcctccagccccacactgttgtctctgactccagcatctgtagttcttgctatctctgaaaatGTGAATATTTGATTTGGCTTCCAATTCATGTCCTTACAAGCAATGAACACAAAGTATGTCAGGAAACTTCAACTTGTTGGAATATCTGACTGAAGAGACCAGCACATCATAATAAACTCCAATCTTAATCCATGACATCCATTCAAAAGTatactgaaaagaaaaacaagtcaATCATCACTaaacttatttatttaatatcattacaataggaaagaaattaagAGTAAGAAAATTAGTTCATCACAAGATATATGATGCAATATATTTCTCATACTGCTCCCTCTTGACcactccaacatctacaaggtatGTCCAAATGTTGACGAAATAATGTCCACTTGCTACAATTGAagaagttcagcaccattcaggacaaaacaatcTGCTTGATCAGCACTCGAACACCTGCCTGaaatattcattccctccataTCTGGACAGTGGCAACAGTCTATACCAATTACAAGATGCATTACAGCAACTAGCTGTAGCAACAACTCTCTTAACAATGTCTCCAAAACCTGCAAACTCTGCCAGCATGTCTAGGTTACGTATTATCTGGAGTCACAAATATATCCTCCTCTGCAACTGTTTGCCACATAGATAGCAGAGATGGCTTACCACACCTTCTGTAAGAATAATTAGAGAAGGACAATAAAATAGCcccatcccatgaacgaatacaTAAAATATTTCCttgacacaaaatatttcagATGAATCTGACAGTTTTGTTTTCACTCTGCTAGTCATGGTATTTAAGCAATCAGTTCTCAAATAGGCTGGACAATGAAGCAGAGGCTTTGGCCCACAACTTGTTTTAGTCAACGTGAGGAGTGAGTGACAAACTGTTTTGTGCACTGCAAAAGCTAACCATTTGATACTATATCATACCTTTGATCATTACAATGCAAAAAGCATGGGCCTGTGATCAACATATGTGAAACATTCTCCACAATAATGTCCAAATACAGACTGCTTAGTTTACAAACCAATGGAGGACACCATATACCTGAACTTTAAGGTGAAACATCCTGTTTGGTTTTGAAGTAACATCTTGGTCAAAAGTGTTACCTTGTTTTCTTGTGACTGTTCTTTTTACTGACAGtttctttctcattcttttcCTTCTCTCCCTTGTCTTTTTTCTCCTTCTTTGGTTGTGTGGGTGATGCAAATTGTTGGGTTACTTGCTGGGCCACCAACTGAGATACTGGGCGTGGCTTCCTAAAGTCAACACAAAACAACACAGCAGTGTTACACTTTGTTCTGCATCTTCAGTGTGCAAGTTAGAAAGAAAATTGAACATAACAATCTCTTACCAATTCAGGTTTATTTACTTGAATTATTCTCTGTCTCACTTCAACATCATACACTATGACATGAAAGAGGAATTCAAAACAAGGCCAAAGATTCATATAAAGAAACCCATGATTCCTATATCAGATTACTTCTATCCACCAAGATTCGCACCATGATGTCAGCATGGTGTACATTAAATATTAAATGAACAATTTTGCTACTTCTTTCGTATTTCAAGCAGTGCATTTCTATCCACTCTTAGTGCTTCTCCCTGGTGAGgtggtttatttttaattttaaaaataaattcataaACAATACctttatatacacacagacacagccacaaACACAATTCAGTTCtatacagtagcatatcaagaaaaacaaacaaaacattggagtttgaatcaatgcaaacaaaccaaaggcatctcttacttgaacAAGAAATGCATTTGATGTACCACGAGGGTCCGATAACTAAACTGGTGATGTTAATTGGTGGGGACTGTATAAAAAGCATTGCCAATTCTTCTTTCAGAATGCCATCCCATTCTGGAGCACCCTTTGACAATATTTTAGCATTGCAGCTTATAGAAGATTACTTGATTCCATGTCTTCTATTTGCAATCTTCTCACACCAATGTATAAATTTCCAAATACAAAAACAGTATTTGGCTCAGTGTTTTACCAATATATCAGGCTCCATATTGAGGAGCACATCATAACCAAAGCATTTCAGCATGGTTGTGATAACATATCTCTGTCAGGACTGAAATTTAAACTTTGACAAAGAACTTAACAGGCTGAATTCACCACATGGTTGTCACATTCTCTCCCCTTTATCTAAAATTTGAACTGCATTGAAGAATTTATATGAAACCTTAGTAACTGCACAATGTTGGGACTCATGGCATGAACCTAATTGCATTAAACTTGGTTAGAACAGTGCAGATTGGAGAATGATTTGATAGATGTGCTTAAATTTAAGAAAGGAAGGGTCACAGCAAAAGGACTGTTTTCTGTGATTGAAGATCTAAACAGGAAATCAAAATGAAAGACAAATTCAGGGAAtagaatattttctttttcacaaagaggatTACAAGGCTGTTGAATGTATTACTAGAGTTAATAATTCGTACAACTTTAATATAGAACCGGAGTTGGATAAAAGTCCTTCTGCATTTTTTCCAATAGTTATTTTTAAAACCATTGATGCTTTTGCAAAATTCTCACCTTCAATAATTCTCAAAAACACTCCACGGAAA is a genomic window containing:
- the yaf2 gene encoding YY1-associated factor 2 isoform X4, with protein sequence MSVQCFPEAVRNSSGEQIQRPKRQLKPSTDEGYWDCSVCTFKNSAEAFKCSMCDVRKGTSTRKPRPVSQLVAQQVTQQFASPTQPKKEKKDKGEKEKNEKETVSKKNSHKKTRPRLKNVDRSSAQHLEVTVGDLTVIITDFKEKARSAPAATATSSTTADQHSLSSSSSDNTEKGLSQSSSPRGEGSVNGESH
- the yaf2 gene encoding YY1-associated factor 2 isoform X1, with translation MGDKKSPTRPKRQLKPSTDEGYWDCSVCTFKNSAEAFKCSMCDVRKGTSTRPCYGGIAKQSGCQSPSQGKPPVSITTSKSHPGRPTRSNPSSMKPRPVSQLVAQQVTQQFASPTQPKKEKKDKGEKEKNEKETVSKKNSHKKTRPRLKNVDRSSAQHLEVTVGDLTVIITDFKEKARSAPAATATSSTTADQHSLSSSSSDNTEKGLSQSSSPRGEGSVNGESH
- the yaf2 gene encoding YY1-associated factor 2 isoform X3 — protein: MADGPKRQLKPSTDEGYWDCSVCTFKNSAEAFKCSMCDVRKGTSTRPCYGGIAKQSGCQSPSQGKPPVSITTSKSHPGRPTRSNPSSMKPRPVSQLVAQQVTQQFASPTQPKKEKKDKGEKEKNEKETVSKKNSHKKTRPRLKNVDRSSAQHLEVTVGDLTVIITDFKEKARSAPAATATSSTTADQHSLSSSSSDNTEKGLSQSSSPRGEGSVNGESH
- the yaf2 gene encoding YY1-associated factor 2 isoform X6; translated protein: MGDKKSPTRPKRQLKPSTDEGYWDCSVCTFKNSAEAFKCSMCDVRKGTSTRKPRPVSQLVAQQVTQQFASPTQPKKEKKDKGEKEKNEKETVSKKNSHKKTRPRLKNVDRSSAQHLEVTVGDLTVIITDFKEKARSAPAATATSSTTADQHSLSSSSSDNTEKGLSQSSSPRGEGSVNGESH
- the yaf2 gene encoding YY1-associated factor 2 isoform X2, producing MSVQCFPEAVRNSSGEQIQRPKRQLKPSTDEGYWDCSVCTFKNSAEAFKCSMCDVRKGTSTRPSQGKPPVSITTSKSHPGRPTRSNPSSMKPRPVSQLVAQQVTQQFASPTQPKKEKKDKGEKEKNEKETVSKKNSHKKTRPRLKNVDRSSAQHLEVTVGDLTVIITDFKEKARSAPAATATSSTTADQHSLSSSSSDNTEKGLSQSSSPRGEGSVNGESH
- the yaf2 gene encoding YY1-associated factor 2 isoform X5, with translation MCDVRKGTSTRPCYGGIAKQSGCQSPSQGKPPVSITTSKSHPGRPTRSNPSSMKPRPVSQLVAQQVTQQFASPTQPKKEKKDKGEKEKNEKETVSKKNSHKKTRPRLKNVDRSSAQHLEVTVGDLTVIITDFKEKARSAPAATATSSTTADQHSLSSSSSDNTEKGLSQSSSPRGEGSVNGESH
- the yaf2 gene encoding YY1-associated factor 2 isoform X7, translating into MMSPSQGKPPVSITTSKSHPGRPTRSNPSSMKPRPVSQLVAQQVTQQFASPTQPKKEKKDKGEKEKNEKETVSKKNSHKKTRPRLKNVDRSSAQHLEVTVGDLTVIITDFKEKARSAPAATATSSTTADQHSLSSSSSDNTEKGLSQSSSPRGEGSVNGESH